In the Candidatus Electrothrix sp. GW3-4 genome, one interval contains:
- a CDS encoding ADP-ribosylglycohydrolase family protein, producing the protein MEKTDSQDRICGAVLASALGDAFGAPYEGGKVERLLWLVLGRRRGRRCWTDDTQMSVDVMESLLACKRIDQKDLAHRFAHSYRWTRGYGPGAGKLLKRIRRGEPWQIANRAVYPNGSFGNGGAMRAAPIGLFYGAGRERRLVRAVREATVVTHAHPAGQDGAVIIALTTALACLDYSVQEIFKRLRLHIQTVDVQNRLTVAERLLHADHPVLPKQVASELGNGIRAKDSCVTAFSVGLALREAPFSHLLTYIRKVGGDTDTIGAMAGAIWGAACGYRQLPEEFLQQLEQRQYLEELAHRFADAIVQGHL; encoded by the coding sequence ATGGAAAAAACGGATAGCCAAGATCGTATATGCGGGGCAGTCCTCGCTTCCGCTTTGGGCGATGCCTTTGGTGCTCCGTATGAAGGCGGGAAGGTTGAGCGTCTGCTTTGGCTGGTGCTGGGCAGGCGGAGAGGCAGGCGATGCTGGACAGATGACACGCAGATGTCTGTTGATGTGATGGAATCTCTCCTGGCCTGCAAACGGATTGACCAGAAAGATCTTGCTCACCGTTTTGCCCACTCGTACAGATGGACCCGGGGCTACGGGCCAGGAGCAGGAAAGCTGCTGAAACGTATTCGTCGGGGAGAGCCCTGGCAGATTGCCAACCGGGCTGTTTACCCTAACGGTTCTTTCGGTAATGGTGGTGCTATGCGGGCCGCGCCCATAGGACTTTTTTATGGGGCAGGGCGTGAAAGGCGGTTGGTTCGGGCTGTTCGTGAGGCAACCGTTGTGACCCATGCTCATCCCGCTGGCCAGGATGGCGCTGTGATCATCGCCCTGACCACGGCCTTGGCCTGTTTGGACTACTCTGTGCAAGAGATTTTTAAGCGACTCCGCCTCCATATCCAAACCGTTGATGTGCAAAACAGACTTACCGTTGCAGAGAGGTTGCTGCATGCAGACCATCCTGTTTTACCGAAACAGGTGGCGAGCGAGCTGGGAAATGGCATCAGAGCGAAAGATTCTTGTGTTACAGCATTTTCTGTTGGGCTTGCTTTGCGTGAGGCCCCTTTTTCCCATCTGTTAACCTACATCCGGAAAGTCGGCGGTGATACGGATACCATTGGGGCTATGGCCGGGGCTATCTGGGGCGCGGCCTGTGGGTATAGGCAATTGCCTGAAGAATTTTTGCAACAACTTGAGCAGCGTCAGTATCTGGAAGAGCTGGCACACCGCTTTGCCGATGCGATTGTCCAGGGGCATCTTTGA
- the thiL gene encoding thiamine-phosphate kinase, with product MTERDLIEQIRRVTDNEGEGLVQGIGDDCAVVVKDPQNVWLLTMDTLIESVHFDCCWHPPYLLGRKAVSVNVSDIAAMGGRPVFVLLSLGLPAGFSPEWAAELSRGITAACRQYGCLLIGGDTVCSPGKVTLTLTLIGETAQDQVLYRHGARSGDTVWVSGSLGYAAAGLDCFRAGQYVEDSFAYPPELAPCIQKHLDPEARVELGRALAQTGCVHAMMDLSDGLATDLSHLCQQSRLGARIEAEKLPGRAGLAPAASLLGTRRRDWMIAGGEDYELLFTAAPRDRHVILAVAAEQGIRMTPIGNVIEGQGVTLQEKTARGYEEQRISFQGFDHFSKN from the coding sequence ATGACAGAACGAGATCTTATCGAACAGATCCGACGCGTTACCGATAACGAAGGTGAGGGTTTAGTGCAGGGGATTGGCGATGACTGCGCTGTTGTTGTAAAGGACCCGCAAAATGTCTGGCTGTTAACTATGGACACCCTGATTGAATCGGTTCATTTTGACTGTTGCTGGCATCCCCCCTATCTGTTGGGACGTAAGGCCGTTTCAGTGAATGTGAGCGACATTGCTGCAATGGGAGGACGACCGGTCTTTGTCCTCCTTTCTCTTGGGCTGCCCGCTGGTTTTTCCCCGGAATGGGCAGCAGAGCTGAGCAGAGGAATCACTGCGGCCTGCCGTCAGTACGGTTGCCTGTTGATCGGAGGCGATACAGTGTGCAGCCCGGGAAAGGTGACCCTGACCCTGACCCTGATCGGTGAGACAGCACAGGATCAGGTTTTGTATCGACATGGGGCCAGATCGGGGGATACTGTCTGGGTCTCTGGTTCGTTGGGATATGCTGCTGCTGGTCTTGACTGCTTTCGAGCGGGGCAATATGTTGAGGATTCTTTTGCGTATCCTCCTGAACTAGCACCTTGTATTCAGAAACATCTTGATCCTGAGGCGCGGGTGGAATTGGGCAGGGCCCTTGCCCAAACCGGTTGTGTTCATGCCATGATGGATCTTTCCGACGGACTGGCCACGGATCTTTCCCATCTCTGCCAACAAAGTAGGCTGGGCGCGCGAATTGAGGCGGAAAAACTCCCTGGGCGTGCGGGGCTTGCTCCTGCGGCCTCCTTGTTGGGAACGAGGCGACGAGATTGGATGATTGCAGGCGGCGAAGATTACGAACTGCTCTTTACAGCAGCCCCAAGAGACCGACACGTCATTCTGGCCGTTGCAGCCGAGCAGGGGATCAGGATGACTCCTATAGGGAATGTCATTGAGGGACAAGGTGTTACCCTTCAGGAGAAAACAGCTCGCGGTTACGAAGAACAGCGAATTTCATTTCAAGGATTCGACCATTTCTCCAAGAACTGA
- the ptsP gene encoding phosphoenolpyruvate--protein phosphotransferase translates to MITEADREPETLYGISGSSGIVVGRAVVLRPRSDDLIRYRLEKEAIQAEKERFQQAVDGAEQELKTLRSKFEGDLSDTLTIIDSHIRMLRDRMILDQTANLIEQKQINAEWALSRALYLVKKKFDHIADAYIRDRFSDVEYVVNLLLDQLSEHGQQFPTGFAEPVIVVSEDFTPADTVRMQAEKVLGFLTEKGGTTSHTAIVARSLGLPAVVGVENITERCRTGDTIILDGYDGRVCLSPTIDQQKLYQEYDRQHQAFSDELRWYIHLAPETLDGLRVRLSANIEIPDEMEGVIYYGADGIGLFRSEFGYFQQKHLPSEDSLFAVYQDLVITLDPQPVTIRTLDAGGDKLASQLPGNKFKTLHERNPALGLRSIRLSLQERTLFITQLRALLRASAFGRLRILLPLISLLSELQQIQEIIIQVMEDLTSEGIPFDSDVEIGIMIEVPSAVTMADVLAAEVDFFSIGTNDLIQYSLAIDRGNEYVAKMYDPLHPAVLRMISRTVEAGHAQGIEVALCGEMAGDVFMAPVLLGLGLDELSMRPSAIPHVKRLLRHSTSRRLNGLAKQILKCGDGKETRKLLKSYQETNYGGWRERL, encoded by the coding sequence ATGATAACGGAAGCAGACCGTGAGCCGGAAACCCTGTACGGTATTAGTGGGTCGTCCGGTATTGTGGTTGGTCGAGCCGTGGTTTTGCGGCCTCGTTCCGATGATTTGATCCGTTATCGACTGGAGAAGGAGGCAATTCAGGCCGAAAAGGAGCGTTTTCAGCAGGCTGTTGACGGGGCAGAACAGGAGTTGAAGACCCTACGCAGCAAGTTTGAGGGTGATCTCTCTGACACCCTCACTATTATTGACTCCCATATACGGATGCTCCGGGACAGGATGATTCTGGATCAGACCGCCAACTTGATTGAGCAGAAGCAGATCAATGCGGAATGGGCCCTCTCCCGTGCCCTTTACCTTGTTAAAAAGAAATTTGACCATATTGCTGATGCGTATATCAGGGACCGTTTTTCTGATGTCGAATATGTGGTGAATCTCCTTTTGGATCAGCTCTCTGAACATGGTCAGCAATTTCCCACCGGCTTTGCAGAGCCGGTCATCGTGGTCAGTGAAGATTTTACCCCGGCTGACACCGTCCGTATGCAGGCAGAGAAGGTCTTGGGTTTTTTGACGGAAAAAGGCGGGACAACCTCGCATACCGCCATTGTTGCCCGCTCTTTGGGTCTGCCTGCTGTGGTGGGGGTGGAAAATATTACCGAACGTTGTCGTACCGGTGATACGATCATTCTGGACGGGTATGATGGCCGGGTCTGTCTGTCTCCAACCATAGATCAGCAAAAGCTGTACCAGGAGTATGACCGCCAGCATCAAGCCTTTTCCGATGAACTGCGTTGGTATATCCATCTGGCTCCCGAAACCCTTGATGGACTTCGAGTGCGCCTGTCCGCCAATATCGAGATCCCGGACGAGATGGAGGGGGTGATCTATTATGGGGCAGACGGTATCGGACTGTTCCGCTCAGAGTTTGGCTATTTTCAACAAAAGCATCTTCCCAGCGAAGACAGCCTATTTGCTGTCTATCAGGACCTGGTGATCACCTTGGATCCGCAGCCTGTGACCATCCGGACCCTTGATGCGGGCGGTGATAAACTTGCAAGCCAACTTCCGGGGAATAAATTTAAGACCTTGCATGAACGCAATCCCGCCCTTGGACTGCGTTCTATTCGTCTTTCCTTGCAAGAACGAACGCTCTTCATCACTCAGCTGCGCGCCTTGTTGCGTGCTTCTGCCTTTGGCCGACTTCGCATTCTCCTGCCCCTGATTAGTCTCCTTAGCGAATTACAACAGATCCAGGAGATCATTATTCAGGTCATGGAGGATTTGACCAGTGAGGGTATTCCTTTTGACTCGGATGTCGAAATCGGGATTATGATTGAGGTGCCCAGTGCTGTCACTATGGCCGATGTCTTGGCCGCAGAGGTTGATTTTTTCAGTATTGGTACCAATGATCTGATTCAGTATTCTTTAGCCATTGATCGGGGCAATGAATATGTGGCCAAGATGTACGATCCTCTTCATCCCGCTGTCCTGCGTATGATCAGTCGAACCGTGGAAGCAGGACATGCCCAGGGCATTGAGGTGGCTCTTTGTGGTGAGATGGCGGGAGATGTGTTTATGGCCCCGGTCTTGTTGGGGCTTGGCTTAGATGAGCTTTCCATGCGCCCTTCGGCAATCCCCCATGTCAAACGTCTGCTCCGCCACTCCACTTCACGCCGCTTAAATGGATTGGCAAAGCAGATCCTGAAATGCGGGGATGGCAAGGAAACCCGTAAGCTCCTCAAGAGCTATCAGGAGACGAATTACGGTGGGTGGCGGGAACGGTTATGA
- a CDS encoding HPr family phosphocarrier protein: protein MKTVSWESTVTNPNGMHCRVAERLMKVIDAHEATVQIVEQGQLIDCSSILELLSLALVQGSRVRFTAQGPDAEQVVAAVEEVLAEPEPLQDASFGIQQGASNK from the coding sequence ATGAAAACAGTTTCCTGGGAGAGCACGGTCACCAATCCAAACGGTATGCATTGCCGGGTTGCTGAGCGCTTGATGAAGGTCATTGATGCGCACGAGGCGACGGTGCAGATTGTTGAGCAGGGGCAGCTCATTGACTGCTCCTCTATCCTTGAGCTGCTTAGTCTTGCCTTGGTGCAGGGAAGCCGGGTACGGTTCACTGCCCAGGGGCCTGATGCAGAGCAGGTCGTCGCTGCTGTGGAAGAGGTTCTGGCAGAGCCTGAACCTCTCCAAGACGCCTCTTTCGGGATACAGCAAGGGGCCTCGAACAAGTAA
- a CDS encoding HD domain-containing phosphohydrolase, which yields MSGDGIVPAAGIRRDVSIKKHMSGRQQKEIKLSLILNKISALNQLRDVSTILDSTLFEARNLTHADAGSIFLINGDKLEFRHVQNDTLFGEKGAGAAQYKNISIPISEDSIVGFSALTKEIVAIDDAYNISSDVPYRFNDSIDRKNRYHTTSILTVPLVSLDNQGLVGVMQLINAKDEQGRVTRFSEQGRMWVRVFSNNAAAIIERSILNHELILRMVKMAELHDPEETGAHVHRVSAYSVEIYKRWAEKRQVPQAEITKYCDLLSCAALLHDAGKVGIPDAILKKPGSLTSEEFELIKHHTVSGAALFTNISSELDRMTHDIVLHHHERWNGKGYPGCLVEEGTEWVRKPLAGKDIPFAARIVSLADVFDALSSKRCYKAPWENEKIYNEIRKESGKYFDPELVEAFFEITDILHAIQKKFT from the coding sequence ATGTCTGGAGATGGCATTGTGCCTGCTGCTGGCATTCGACGTGATGTATCAATAAAAAAACACATGAGCGGACGGCAGCAGAAGGAAATTAAATTATCTTTAATTCTTAACAAAATAAGTGCGCTGAATCAGCTGCGGGATGTCAGTACAATCTTGGATTCCACGCTGTTCGAAGCACGGAACCTGACCCATGCCGACGCAGGCTCCATCTTTCTTATCAACGGAGATAAGCTGGAGTTTCGTCATGTGCAAAATGACACGCTTTTCGGTGAAAAAGGTGCCGGGGCAGCCCAGTACAAAAATATAAGCATCCCCATAAGCGAGGATTCCATTGTCGGCTTTTCCGCTCTGACCAAAGAGATTGTGGCTATTGATGACGCCTATAATATTTCTTCGGATGTGCCCTATCGATTTAATGACTCTATTGACAGGAAAAATCGTTATCATACTACTTCCATTCTAACAGTCCCTCTTGTTTCCTTGGATAACCAAGGCTTGGTTGGTGTTATGCAGCTTATCAATGCGAAGGACGAGCAAGGGCGCGTAACAAGGTTTTCTGAACAGGGGAGGATGTGGGTTCGTGTCTTCAGCAATAATGCAGCCGCCATTATTGAACGAAGTATACTGAACCATGAATTGATTCTGCGTATGGTAAAAATGGCAGAATTGCATGATCCTGAAGAGACCGGAGCACATGTCCACCGGGTCAGTGCCTACAGTGTTGAGATCTATAAGCGGTGGGCTGAAAAACGGCAAGTACCTCAGGCTGAGATCACCAAGTATTGCGATCTCCTCAGTTGTGCTGCCCTCCTCCATGATGCCGGTAAGGTCGGTATCCCGGATGCAATTCTTAAAAAACCAGGTTCCTTGACCTCAGAAGAGTTTGAACTCATTAAACATCACACGGTCTCTGGTGCGGCGCTGTTTACCAATATCTCTTCGGAGCTTGACCGGATGACCCATGATATCGTTCTTCATCACCATGAGCGATGGAATGGCAAGGGATATCCGGGGTGCTTGGTGGAAGAAGGTACGGAATGGGTGAGAAAACCCTTGGCTGGCAAGGACATCCCCTTTGCGGCCCGGATCGTTTCTTTGGCAGATGTTTTTGATGCCCTTTCTTCCAAACGTTGCTATAAGGCCCCTTGGGAGAATGAAAAGATCTATAACGAGATTCGAAAAGAGTCGGGCAAGTATTTTGATCCAGAGCTGGTTGAGGCCTTTTTTGAGATAACGGATATTCTGCACGCCATTCAGAAAAAATTTACCTGA
- a CDS encoding site-2 protease family protein has translation MALNHTIQQLIITAPPFLFALTFHELAHGYVAWKLGDPTAKEEGRLTMNPLKHLDPFGVLAFLIMKIGWAKPVPVDPRYFKDPQKGMLLTAIAGPVANILLAVCSVLLLRLLIILPALPAFLSDPVFAMLAASVWINVMLAVFNMLPIPPLDGSKILMGVLPPDKAMGYARLEPYGFLILLVLFYMGIIGKVIMPIINFTVGMMVG, from the coding sequence ATGGCCCTGAATCACACCATTCAACAGCTTATTATTACCGCCCCTCCTTTTCTCTTTGCCCTGACCTTTCATGAGCTGGCCCATGGTTATGTGGCATGGAAGTTGGGAGACCCTACTGCCAAAGAGGAGGGCAGGCTGACAATGAATCCGCTCAAGCATCTTGATCCCTTTGGGGTGCTTGCTTTTTTGATCATGAAGATAGGCTGGGCAAAACCTGTCCCTGTGGATCCCCGATATTTTAAGGATCCTCAGAAAGGTATGTTGCTCACGGCCATTGCTGGCCCTGTGGCCAATATATTGCTTGCCGTGTGTAGTGTACTGCTCCTGCGCCTGCTTATTATTTTGCCTGCGCTTCCTGCTTTTCTCTCAGATCCCGTTTTTGCTATGCTCGCGGCCTCTGTATGGATTAACGTTATGCTGGCAGTGTTCAATATGCTTCCCATCCCCCCTTTGGATGGTTCAAAGATTTTGATGGGGGTTCTTCCGCCAGATAAGGCGATGGGCTATGCCCGCCTGGAGCCCTACGGTTTTCTTATCCTGCTGGTTCTCTTTTATATGGGGATTATTGGTAAGGTAATAATGCCGATTATTAATTTCACCGTTGGTATGATGGTTGGCTAG
- a CDS encoding CBS domain-containing protein produces the protein MEIITTHINADFDGLASMVAAKKLYPKASLVFAGSTERPLRDFLSQDIRNLYGFKKVKHVDLSSVTRLIVVDTRQANRLGPLEVCLNNPGLEIHLYDHHPDAPGDMHGAVEHVEAVGSTTAIFVALLQEQGMNLFPDEATLLSLGLHEDTGSFLYATTTPADLHAAAWLLEQGADLDIVNQFITRDLSAEQIPLLSLLLENAMTYLVHSVQITVSRLTLPAYVDDFAVLVRRMMVMENLDAVFSLVCMGERLYLICRSRIPEVNVGVIAREMGGGGHAAAASATIRDKTLFEAEEELLSCLHRHVKPRAMAGELMSSPVITATPDVTHKEANALLARYNINVLPVVRDNFERKKPTGLLGIISRRDITKAIAHRLGEMPISEYMTTDLATLPETATQADIQELIIENRQRLIPIVRETTGEENERIICGVITRTDLLNLLINDPAHLPRDLFHGDEHPSTERTRNISSLMTDTLRRDVILLLREIGEIAHGVAMHVYAVGGFARDLLLQTKNLDIDIVVEGDGILFAKELAAKKQATVRTHEKFATATVILPDGMRIDVATARLEYYAFPAAMPTVEHSSLKQDLFRRDFTINAMAIHLNPERFGLLVDFFNSQNDLKERRIRVLHNLSFVEDPTRIFRAVRFEQRLDFQISRHTEKLMRNAVRMHMYEKFSGPRFFSELKLIFSEDHPLASLRRLDAFNLFPVLWPDLRPNLKIDRRFIHILTQAEKTISWFKLLYLEGVGERAMRCKTWMVCLLAVFSRSREQELRNFCHRFELPPKHRKRLFRQKRKADHIAQHMLRRPEMEPAEIYWLLEPLANEGLLYLMSIARKNHIRQKVSHYVTHLRGVRPLLTGQDLMELGYTPGTSFRIMINYSLGAQLNGEVSRKEEAVSLIRQKYPVGSLNFFNSPSDH, from the coding sequence ATGGAAATCATCACAACCCACATCAACGCTGATTTTGATGGACTTGCCTCAATGGTGGCGGCCAAAAAACTGTATCCCAAGGCAAGCTTGGTCTTTGCTGGCTCCACAGAGCGCCCGTTACGTGATTTCCTTTCCCAGGATATTCGCAATCTCTATGGATTCAAGAAGGTCAAACATGTTGATCTCTCCTCTGTCACCCGTCTTATTGTGGTCGATACCCGCCAGGCCAATCGCCTGGGGCCCTTAGAGGTCTGTCTGAACAATCCGGGCCTTGAGATCCATCTCTATGATCATCATCCTGATGCACCCGGCGACATGCACGGTGCTGTCGAGCATGTTGAAGCGGTTGGCTCAACCACGGCTATTTTTGTTGCGCTGCTGCAAGAACAGGGAATGAACCTGTTTCCTGATGAGGCCACCCTGCTCAGTCTCGGTCTGCATGAGGATACCGGATCCTTTCTCTATGCCACCACCACTCCGGCTGATTTACATGCCGCTGCCTGGTTGCTGGAGCAGGGGGCTGATTTGGATATTGTCAATCAGTTTATTACCAGAGATCTTTCTGCCGAACAAATCCCCCTGCTCAGCCTTCTCCTGGAAAACGCTATGACCTACTTGGTCCACTCGGTGCAGATTACGGTCAGTCGCCTGACCTTGCCCGCTTATGTGGATGATTTTGCGGTCCTGGTGCGCAGGATGATGGTGATGGAAAATTTGGACGCGGTGTTCTCCCTGGTCTGTATGGGGGAGCGGCTTTATCTTATCTGTCGCAGCAGGATTCCTGAGGTCAATGTCGGCGTTATAGCCCGGGAAATGGGCGGTGGTGGGCATGCAGCGGCTGCCTCGGCCACCATTCGCGACAAGACCTTGTTTGAGGCTGAGGAGGAGCTGCTCTCTTGCTTGCACCGTCATGTGAAACCCCGGGCTATGGCTGGGGAGCTGATGTCCTCTCCGGTCATAACGGCCACGCCGGATGTTACCCATAAAGAGGCGAATGCGCTCTTAGCCCGTTATAATATTAATGTCCTGCCAGTGGTTCGTGATAATTTCGAGCGAAAGAAGCCAACAGGACTCCTGGGGATCATTTCCCGACGGGATATTACCAAGGCCATTGCCCATAGGCTTGGTGAAATGCCGATCAGCGAGTATATGACAACGGATCTTGCTACGCTGCCGGAAACCGCAACCCAGGCTGATATTCAAGAACTGATCATAGAAAACCGACAGCGGCTCATCCCTATTGTCCGGGAAACAACAGGGGAAGAAAACGAGCGCATTATCTGCGGTGTTATTACTCGTACGGACCTGCTTAATCTGCTGATCAATGATCCGGCACATCTTCCCCGGGACCTGTTTCATGGGGATGAGCATCCATCCACAGAGCGGACCCGCAATATCAGCTCGCTGATGACAGACACCCTGCGTCGGGATGTTATTCTTCTCTTGCGGGAAATCGGGGAGATAGCTCATGGTGTTGCCATGCATGTCTACGCCGTGGGTGGTTTTGCCCGGGATCTGCTTTTGCAGACCAAGAATCTGGATATTGATATTGTGGTGGAAGGGGACGGTATCCTGTTCGCCAAGGAGCTGGCTGCCAAGAAACAGGCTACGGTTCGTACCCACGAGAAATTTGCCACCGCCACAGTCATCTTGCCTGACGGCATGCGTATTGATGTGGCGACAGCACGGCTGGAGTATTATGCCTTTCCTGCAGCCATGCCCACAGTGGAGCATAGTTCTCTGAAACAGGACCTTTTTCGTCGTGATTTTACCATCAATGCCATGGCGATCCACCTTAATCCAGAGCGCTTTGGTCTGCTGGTGGATTTTTTCAACTCGCAGAATGATCTCAAGGAACGGCGGATCAGGGTCCTGCATAACCTCAGCTTTGTGGAGGATCCCACCCGTATTTTCCGGGCGGTTCGCTTTGAGCAGCGGCTTGATTTTCAGATCAGCAGGCATACGGAAAAGCTGATGCGGAACGCTGTTCGGATGCATATGTATGAGAAATTTTCCGGGCCTCGCTTCTTTAGCGAGCTGAAGCTGATCTTCTCGGAAGATCATCCCCTGGCCTCTCTGCGCAGACTGGACGCCTTTAACCTCTTTCCTGTTCTCTGGCCGGATTTACGTCCCAACCTGAAGATAGATCGCCGCTTTATTCATATCCTTACCCAGGCAGAAAAGACGATCTCCTGGTTTAAACTCCTCTATTTAGAGGGGGTTGGAGAGCGGGCAATGCGTTGCAAGACCTGGATGGTCTGTCTGCTGGCCGTATTCAGTCGTTCCCGTGAGCAGGAACTGCGCAATTTTTGCCACCGCTTTGAGCTGCCACCCAAGCATCGCAAGCGGCTTTTTCGCCAGAAGCGGAAGGCGGATCATATTGCTCAGCATATGTTGCGACGACCGGAAATGGAGCCTGCTGAGATCTACTGGCTCCTGGAACCCTTGGCGAATGAAGGGCTTTTGTACCTGATGAGTATTGCCCGGAAAAACCATATTCGCCAAAAAGTCTCTCATTATGTAACCCACCTGCGTGGAGTTCGGCCTCTGTTGACGGGACAGGACCTGATGGAACTGGGGTATACTCCAGGGACCTCGTTCCGCATTATGATTAATTACTCCCTGGGTGCCCAACTCAACGGTGAGGTCTCCAGGAAAGAAGAGGCTGTTTCCCTGATTCGACAAAAATACCCTGTGGGCTCTCTGAATTTTTTTAACTCCCCTTCTGATCACTGA
- the gmhB gene encoding D-glycero-beta-D-manno-heptose 1,7-bisphosphate 7-phosphatase: MIKKMTQRPAVFLDRDGTINEQMGYINHISRFILLPGAAQAIRTLNEQGIPVVVVTNQSGLARGYFPPSLLEEVHARMERELAAEGAHIDGLYICPHHPEAKEEQFRKDCDCRKPKTGLLEQAAAELQLDLSRSFMVGDRWSDLRCGAQVGATSILVLTGYGRGDLEYIGPQQEMQPGRVAEDLPEAVAWVLGQCRKGER; the protein is encoded by the coding sequence ATGATCAAAAAAATGACCCAACGACCTGCGGTCTTCCTGGATCGCGACGGCACCATCAACGAGCAGATGGGCTATATCAACCATATCAGCCGATTCATCCTCTTGCCTGGCGCTGCCCAGGCCATCCGGACCTTGAATGAGCAGGGTATTCCCGTGGTGGTGGTGACCAATCAATCCGGTCTGGCCCGGGGCTATTTCCCTCCCTCCTTATTAGAGGAAGTGCATGCCCGGATGGAGCGGGAATTAGCCGCAGAAGGGGCCCATATCGATGGCCTCTATATCTGTCCCCATCACCCAGAGGCCAAGGAAGAGCAGTTCCGTAAGGACTGTGATTGCCGCAAGCCCAAGACGGGCCTGCTGGAACAGGCTGCCGCAGAGCTCCAGCTTGATCTGTCTCGTTCGTTCATGGTGGGGGATCGTTGGTCTGATCTGCGATGCGGGGCCCAGGTCGGAGCCACCTCCATCCTGGTGCTTACTGGCTATGGTCGGGGGGATCTGGAATATATCGGGCCTCAGCAGGAGATGCAACCTGGCAGGGTGGCTGAGGATCTGCCAGAGGCAGTGGCATGGGTCCTCGGACAATGCAGGAAGGGAGAGCGCTAA